Proteins from one Deltaproteobacteria bacterium genomic window:
- a CDS encoding 2-oxoacid:acceptor oxidoreductase subunit alpha — MAIAKTKPLELFAQGNEAVVEGALLAGCSFFAGYPITPSTEIAEEMSRRLPGIPDGVFIQMEDEIASMGAIIGASLAGRKVMTATSGPGFSLMQEHIGYACMAEVPLVLVNVMRGGPSTGLPTSPAQGDVQQARWGTHGDHPVIVLSACNVQECLEMTVTAFNFAEKYRTPVILLIDEVTAHTREKIQVPSASAYTILSRVHPSMPPEWYTAFEDTMKGVPSMPPIGSGYRFHVTGLTHDSKGFPTSKPEEVNNLMTRLFRKIDQYYYDIQLTSEYQCDDAEICVVAYGSVARSAELAVSLARSRGIPAGMLKLKTLFPFPRPAVERMARQCRTVIVPEMNMGQMSREVKRVNNGQTRVLTLNRVDGNIIAPQEIEKMILQSHQS, encoded by the coding sequence ATGGCAATCGCAAAAACAAAACCATTGGAACTGTTCGCCCAGGGCAACGAGGCCGTCGTCGAGGGCGCCCTTTTGGCCGGGTGCAGCTTTTTCGCCGGCTACCCCATCACCCCGTCCACGGAAATCGCCGAGGAAATGTCCAGGCGACTCCCTGGGATCCCCGATGGGGTCTTTATCCAGATGGAGGACGAGATCGCCAGCATGGGGGCCATCATTGGGGCCTCCCTTGCCGGACGCAAGGTCATGACTGCCACATCCGGACCGGGCTTCTCCCTCATGCAGGAACACATCGGCTACGCCTGCATGGCCGAGGTGCCCCTGGTCCTGGTCAACGTCATGCGTGGTGGACCGAGCACCGGTCTTCCAACCAGCCCGGCCCAAGGCGATGTCCAACAGGCCCGTTGGGGAACCCACGGTGACCATCCCGTCATCGTCCTCTCGGCATGCAACGTTCAAGAATGCCTTGAGATGACCGTCACGGCCTTTAACTTTGCCGAGAAATACAGAACCCCTGTTATTCTCCTCATCGACGAGGTCACAGCCCACACCAGGGAAAAAATCCAGGTCCCCTCGGCTTCGGCCTACACTATCCTCTCCAGAGTCCATCCGTCCATGCCTCCCGAATGGTACACGGCCTTCGAGGACACCATGAAAGGCGTGCCGTCCATGCCGCCCATCGGGTCCGGGTACAGATTCCATGTCACCGGGCTTACTCATGACTCCAAAGGCTTTCCGACCTCCAAGCCCGAAGAGGTCAATAACCTCATGACCAGGCTGTTCCGGAAAATCGACCAGTACTACTATGACATTCAGCTAACATCGGAATACCAGTGTGACGATGCCGAGATATGCGTCGTTGCCTACGGCAGTGTGGCCAGATCGGCAGAGTTGGCCGTGAGCCTGGCCAGATCCCGGGGCATTCCCGCCGGCATGCTCAAACTGAAAACCCTTTTTCCCTTCCCCCGTCCGGCCGTCGAGCGCATGGCCCGGCAATGTCGAACCGTCATCGTTCCCGAAATGAACATGGGGCAGATGTCTCGGGAAGTGAAAAGGGTGAACAACGGACAAACCCGTGTCCTGACCCTGAACCGGGTGGACGGGAACATCATCGCTCCCCAGGAAATCGAAAAAATGA
- a CDS encoding 4Fe-4S dicluster domain-containing protein, which yields MPRKAGLTKVTVFSDWCKGCGICVAFCPSEVLELGPDGKARVVREDQCINCGFCERHCPDFAVSVRPKQEPVGLPPDLDQADHSRRKD from the coding sequence ATGCCCAGGAAAGCAGGACTGACGAAAGTGACGGTGTTTTCGGACTGGTGCAAGGGGTGTGGCATCTGCGTCGCCTTCTGCCCCTCCGAGGTCCTTGAACTCGGCCCCGACGGCAAGGCCCGGGTCGTCAGAGAGGACCAGTGCATCAACTGCGGATTCTGCGAACGACATTGCCCGGATTTCGCCGTCTCCGTCCGCCCAAAGCAGGAACCTGTCGGCCTGCCGCCGGACCTCGACCAGGCAGATCACTCCCGACGGAAAGACTGA